The genomic region AAATAACGACGGCCCTCCGCATCCCAAACGTGAACGCCCTTGGCGCGGTCCCACACGATGGGCCAATCCCCCGAGGCCGATTGATGCGTGACATTGCGGGATTCGTAGCGGGAGAGTGCGCGAAGCACCTGGGCGGAATCGGTTCGGAGCGGCATGGTCAGCGGCCGGGTTAGACTCCCCGCTCGTCGGGAGGCCAGATGACTTTGTGCATTTGCACTTGGAATCGCGCCGGGAGGCAGTCGCGAATCATCGCCTCAGCCAACTCGCGGCGGGTGATGGGATGATGGTCCGGCGGGACGCTTTTCAGGCTGGGGTGCCGCTGCGAAGCTGACAGCGGGGAAGCCCACGAAATCAAGATGGGGCAGAGGGTGTCGAGTTGGTGCCGCTGGATCATGTCACGAGTCCAGTCATAATCTTCGCGGGAGAGGACCACAAACTTGATTTCGTCGCGGGGGGTGAGGAGCGGCAGGTTCTCCAGGCGGTTGCGCCCGGCTTCACCGCTGGAAGGGCATTTGAGATCGACGATGCGATGGACGCGGGTATCGACAGGACGGATGTCGAGGGCGCCGCTCGTTTCCAAGAGCACGGTGAAGCCACGGTCGCAAAGTTCGCGGAGGACGCTTGGCGTATGGGGTTGTGCCAGCGGTTCGCCGCCGGTGAACTCGACCAGGGGCAACCGGCGGGTCGAGGGCAGGGCGGGGTTTGGAAAGGCGAAGGGTTTGGCCCATGCTTCGACATGGCCAAGGACATCGTCACAACTCATGCGCGAACCTTGGCTGAAGGCGTACGCCGTGTCGCAGTAGGAGCAACGCAGCGGGCACGCCGTCAAGCGGACGAAAACGCAGGGCAGGCCCGCCCAAGTGCTTTCGCCTTGAAGGCTCAGGTAGATTTCGTTGACGACGAGGGAACCTTCCATGGGGAGGCTTTCGCCGGACCCGAGGGGTCAGGCCTTCTGCTTGAGTCCGACGCTGCTGGCGCGTTTGGCGATTTTCCGGCTCGTCAGCACTTTGGTGACCGTGCCTTGGGCGAGGTATTGCGAGCGGAGCCGGTTTAAGAGCACATCGCGTTGGTCGATGAGGCGTTTGAGTTTGCGGGGTTTCACCCGGCTCAAGGCGTAGGCGGTGAGCAACGGCATGGACAGCGTGCTGTCGGTGTAACACACGACGCAATCCGGGAGATGGTCCGGATCCACTTTGCCCCAACTGACCGCCTCGGCCGGGGTTGCGCCGCTGAGCCCGCCGGTGTCAGGCCTGGCATCCGTGCATTGGAGGAAATAGTCGTGGCCCTTTTCCGCGATGCCCATCACTTCCTGGATCTGCGGCTCCGTTTGCAGCATGAAGTTTTTGGGGCTGCCGCCGCCGAAGATGAGCACGCTGCTGGTTTTCCCGGAAGCCTTGGCGTGATAGACGATGGCGGCGGTCTGGTTGACGTCGCGGTTGACATCAAGGAGGAGCTTGGAATCGCGCAGGGCCATGGCGGCGATGTTCATCCCGATCGAGCTGTCGCCGGGACTGGATGTGAAAATGGGAATGCCGCACTCGTAGGCGGTGGCGAGGATGGAAGCGTCTTGGAGTCCCAAGGCGCGTCCGCGTTCGTGCACGTATTTGCCGAGCCGATAGTGAAACTCATCGGTGCCCATGGTTCGTTGGAACTCCGGGCCTTGAATGACTTCGCGGACGAAGGCATCGGTGTCGAGGAGGACGTTGTAATCGAAGACGACGTCGTAAATGCGGATCACTCCGTCCCGGTGCAACTCCACGTCGTTGAGGAAAGGGCTGCCCTGGTAGAGGGCCATGTCGAGTCCGTAGTGAAGATCGTGGTAGAGATTCGCGCCCGTGGAAACGATCCAATCGATGAAACCGGCTTTCATCAGGGGAATGAGGCAGCTCTTGCCGAGTCCGGCGGGGGTGAGGGCCCCCGTCAGGCTCATGCCGATGCATCCGTCCCGGGCGAGCATTTTGCCGGCGAAGAGGCGGGCCGCTTCGCGGAGACGCCCGCCATTATAGGCCAGCATGACGTCGTCAATGAGGTCGGCGGCGCTGATGTCGCGTCCGACCGCGAGCGGGTTGAGTCGGGGATACGCGGCAAACTTTTTGGAGGCTGATGCGCGGCTCATGGGGGCGGAGTGTGGCCAAAGGACGCGGGGAGAAAAGGAAAAACTCGAAGGCCAGGTCGAGGCGATGACCCTTGCGTCATCACAACTTGAACTGGCTTCGGAGATGGGTCTGAAGGCTCGTTCGTGAGCGGGATCGGTCCTGAGGACCGTAGCCTGAACCGACCCGTCCTCACCGACGGCCTGCGATGGGTGAAAGGGCGGGGGCCGGAGATCTTATTCCCTGGGTTGACGAGTTCCTGGTCTGTTTGAACAAGGACGGAAAGAAGCCGGGCCATGCGCCAAAAGCGCGTTTCGCGGGCGAAGGAATCGCGCAACATTGAATTCCGATTTTCCCGCGCCGGGATGATGACCTGGAGCGAAGCGAACTGAGGGAGCATGCCCTGGCCATGGGCCTGTGACCGAAGTGCAACGATGCTTCAGGTCAAAAGAACAAGCGAGAAAGCCGGAAGTCAATGTGGCACGGTTCCCAAGTCTTGGCGCGCGATGCCATCCCTACCCGTGTTCATCCATGGAATCCGTGGCCCCAATTTCCTATTCGGGAATCAGGGTCATTTCGCCTGCGTATCCCGAGGCCGGGTTCGGGGGCGCCGTGGATCCAGCGAAGTTCTCCTCGATCGATTTCGAGTCCCGCAAAGGGATCCGTCGCGAGGAGCCAATGCGAATCCAGATCGAGATGATGGGCGAGCGACGCGAGTTGAAAGGCGGCGGCGATGCCGCAGGAGGATTCCATCATGCAGCCCAGCATCGTCCGCAGTCCACGCGATCGGGCGGCTTCCAAAACGCGCCTGGCACCGCGAGGACCGCGTGTCTTGATCAACTTGACATTGACCCCGTGAAAGCCGTCGTTCCATCGGTTCGAGTCCTGCTCGGTTTGACAGGATTCGTCGGCAAAAATGGGCCAGGGCGAACGTTGCTTCAGCCAGCGCTGGTCTTCGCCCGACGCTTCAGCGGGCATGGGCTGCTCGATCAACTCGATGGGACCCCAGGCGGCCAGGTTTTCCATGGCTTGCAACGCCTGCTCCTTCGTCGGCCAGGCCTCATTGGCGTCCAGCCG from Verrucomicrobiota bacterium harbors:
- a CDS encoding radical SAM protein; the encoded protein is MEGSLVVNEIYLSLQGESTWAGLPCVFVRLTACPLRCSYCDTAYAFSQGSRMSCDDVLGHVEAWAKPFAFPNPALPSTRRLPLVEFTGGEPLAQPHTPSVLRELCDRGFTVLLETSGALDIRPVDTRVHRIVDLKCPSSGEAGRNRLENLPLLTPRDEIKFVVLSREDYDWTRDMIQRHQLDTLCPILISWASPLSASQRHPSLKSVPPDHHPITRRELAEAMIRDCLPARFQVQMHKVIWPPDERGV
- a CDS encoding deoxyhypusine synthase produces the protein MSRASASKKFAAYPRLNPLAVGRDISAADLIDDVMLAYNGGRLREAARLFAGKMLARDGCIGMSLTGALTPAGLGKSCLIPLMKAGFIDWIVSTGANLYHDLHYGLDMALYQGSPFLNDVELHRDGVIRIYDVVFDYNVLLDTDAFVREVIQGPEFQRTMGTDEFHYRLGKYVHERGRALGLQDASILATAYECGIPIFTSSPGDSSIGMNIAAMALRDSKLLLDVNRDVNQTAAIVYHAKASGKTSSVLIFGGGSPKNFMLQTEPQIQEVMGIAEKGHDYFLQCTDARPDTGGLSGATPAEAVSWGKVDPDHLPDCVVCYTDSTLSMPLLTAYALSRVKPRKLKRLIDQRDVLLNRLRSQYLAQGTVTKVLTSRKIAKRASSVGLKQKA